GAAATAGAAAGTCTAGTTTGTCTGCATCTGGCATGTGCGCCAAGTTCCACATAAGTGCAAGGTCCCATTCCGGAGCTCCGTATCCGAACCCACCCAAGTCAATCCAGAAAGTCCTCTTTCCGTCGGTGATGGCATTACCAATCTGCAAATCGCCATGGAGGCAAGTCTCAGTATCTGGAACTTTATCCAAAAATTTTAGGATGCGCTTTCTGTAGTCTTCCGGTACAAAAACCTTTTCGGAATAGAACTGCGTAATCATCTGCTTGTAAGACTTGAGCCGCGAAGTATCTGCTTTTGTCGCATGAAGCTCTCGTGCCATGCGTGCAAATTCCAAGGAAATCTCTTCTAGCCGTTCGGGCTCCTGCGAAATGATTCGCGAAAAAGAACGCTTGCCTTCAATGAGCTCGTATTCCCCGCCAAAACGCTTGCCGTCTGTAATCAAACGAAACGGTTCCGGTGTAGAAATGCCCAACTCGAAAGCCGTCCGCGATGCCCAAAATTCATTTTTTATTGTGTTTGCGTCAAAATCCGGATTGTACAACTTTGCAAGCGATTTGCCGTTCCTATGCGTATACGCGAGCGCAGTCCCGCCTTCGCCCGTCTGGATGTAATCATTCAGATCAATCTTCTGAAATTCGTTGTTCGCTCCCATAAAATTTCTCCATCTATTTATAAAGCTATACAATTTTTCGCATGATAGCGCGCGGGATGGAATTTTTTTGAAGGGGGAAGAATCCCCCTCGCTTCAGCCCCGACTTACAAGTGCAAAATGCGGCATGTCATGCCCGCCACCGAGCGGGCATCGCCTCTATCTGTCAAAAACACATCGTCGGGTCTTACGCTACCCCCACTGCGGGCTTCAGACGCCAGCCCGCAACGCCCGGCTTGTCCCGCCCACCCGCCCCTAGAAAAGAAACAACGCTGCTCCAATTGAGTCTGCGCCTTTTCGTAATGCAAGCCCTCTTGCGTGTAATGATAAATGGGGGTATATTTGTAGCGACAGGACTCCCCGCACCTCTCGTTGATGTGTCCCAGTGGGAGACGTTTTTATTTTAGGGATTTTCCCAAGTAGTTGTTGTATGAGTGATGCTGAAAATAATACAAGCGATGAACTGCGTTGCGATGCTCTATTAGAAACAGACGAAGAGTTCGAACGCAAAATGGAACGCGGTTATGCCGATGCTATAGAAGACCGTGGAAAACCGATGGAAGATGTTTTCTCCGATTTGTGAATTAAAGAAAAAACCTCGGTTTATCACCGAGGTTCTTTTGTAAAGGGAGATCCCCGCCTTCGCGGGGATGACATCTTGCGGGCTTAAGCCTGCTTGTAGCTTTCGAGCGATTCCACGCGGAGGCTCTTCACAAAGTTGTAGTGCTTTGCGACTTCGGCTTCGGCGAGGTTCAGGTACACCTTCATGCTCTTGTCGAACAGTTCCGGTGCCTTGGTGGCGTCGCGGAGGAGCAACTGGGTCATCACGCAGTTGGCGGCGAGTTCGTACAAGTGACGGCTGCAGAGGTCGGTGAATTCGTTGTTTTCAACGGACTTCACGTATTCAATAGCTTCGTTGTACTTTTCGTCCATAGCCTTGGCGCGAGCCTTGAGGCTTTCGTATTCCGGGCGAACGTCCATAGCTTCGAGTTCTTCGAGCATGAGGCCGTAGCTGCCGGTGGTGATGTGCGGGAGTGCTGCAACCGTCTGGAGCTGCGTCGTACCTTCGTAAATGGAGGTGATACGAGCGTCGCGGTAGAGGCGCTGGCAAGCGTATTCAAGCATGTAGCCCGAACCGCCGTGAACCTGGATACAGTCGTAGCTGTTCTGGTTTGCGTATTCGGAGTTCATGCCCTTCGCAAGCGGCGTGCAAGCGGAAGCGAGCTTCTGGTAAAGCTTGAGTTCCTTCTTTTCGTCGTCGGTGAGCTTGCGCGTGCGTTCGATGTCTTCGAGGCACTTGTAGATATCGACGTAACGAGCTGTCTGGTACAAGAGGGCGCGACCTGCATCGAGGCGAGCCTTGATGTTCGAGATCATTTCGTAGACGGCGGGGAAGTTCACGATAGCCTGGCCGAACTGCTTACGGTCCTTGGCGTAGGCGAGAGCTTCGTTGTAAGCCATCTGGCTGATACCCACAGACTGAGCGGCAATGCCGAGGCGGGCGCCGTTCATGAGGGCCATCACGTACTTGATGAGACCGAACTTGCGGCGGCCGCAGAGTTCAGCCTTGGCGTTCTTGTAGACAAGTTCGCAAGTCGGGCTTCCGTGAATACCGAGCTTGTTTTCGATGCGGCGAACGTCAACGCCACCGTCACGCTTGTCATAAATGAACATGGAAAGACCACGACCATCGTGCGTGCCTTCTTCGGAGCGGGCGAGCACCAGGTGAATGTCGGAGTCGCCGTTCGTGATGAAGCGCTTCACGCCGTTCAAGTACCAGCACTTGTCAGCTTCGCTGTAGGTGGCCTTGAGCATCACGCGCTGCAAGTCAGAACCTGCATCCGGTTCGGTCAAGTCCATGGACATCGTTTCGCCGGCGCAGATGCGCGGGATGAAACGGGAACGCTGGTCTTCGTCGCCGAATTCATAGAGCGTTTCAATGCAGTCCTGGAGGGACCAGATGTTCTCGAAACCGGCGTCTGCAGAGGCAATCATTTCGTTGATGGCCGTGTAGGCGGTAATCGGGAAGTTGAGACCGCCAAAGCGGCGCGGCATCGTGACACCGTTGAGGCCTGCCTTGCGGGTGGCTTCGAGGTTTTCGTAGGTCTTGGATGCGTAGCGGACGCGGCCGTTTTCGCAGTGCGGGCCTTCGGCATCCACGTCTTCGGAGTTCGGGAAGACCGTGTTTGCGGTGATGTCGCCAGCGACTTCGAGCACGCGGTTGTAGTTGTCCATAGCGTCGGCAAAATCTTCCGGCGCATAGTCGAAATTGTCCTTGTCAGCAAAGCCGTTTTCCTTGAGCTCGACAATGCGCTGCATCAAGGGGCTGCTTTCGAGGTTGAATTTAATCTCGGGGTGATCTGTGTAGAAATTTGCCATAGCGCTTACTTGTTGTTTGCCTTGTAATACTTGATCATCTTCGGGAGAACTTCTTCGACGGTGCCGTTGATCACGTAATCAGCGATAGCGTTGATCGGAGCTTCGGGGTCGGAGTTCACGGAGATGATGATACCTGAATCCTGCATGCCAGCGAGGTGCTGGATCTGGCCGGAAATACCGAAAGCGATATAGACCTTCGGGCGGACCGTTACGCCAGTCTGACCGATCTGACGGTCATGATCGACGAAACCTGCGTCCACAGCGGCGCGGCTAGCACCGACTTCAGCGTGGAGTTCCTTGGCAAGTTCGAACAGCATGTCGAAGTTTTCCTTGGAGCCCATGCCGTAACCACCGGCGACCACGATCGGAGCGCCCTTGAGGTTGTGCTTGGCCTTTTCCACATGGCGTTCGAGCACCTTGACCACGTATTCCGTTTCCGGAACATACTTGGCCACGTCGTGCTTGATGACTTCGCCCTTGTAGTTCGGGTCCACGATTTCCTTCTTCATCACGCCTTCGCGGACGGTTGCCATCTGCGGGCGGTGTTCCGGGTTCACAATCGTTGCGACAATGTTACCGCCGAATGCCGGACGGATCTGGCAGAGCTGGTTTTCGTAGAACTTCTTCACGCCACCGATGCTCATTTCGAAGCTATCGATTTCGAGTTCGGTACAGTCAGCGGTAAGGCCGCTGTGCATGGCGCTGGAGATGCGCGGGCCGAGGTCACGGCCGATAACCGTTGCACCGAGCAAGCAAATCTGCGGCTGTTCTTCCTTGAAGAGGTTCACCACGAGAGATGCGTGCGGGTTGGTGGTGTAGGGGAACAGGCCTTCGGCGTCGAACACATGAACCTTGTCCACACCGTAAGGGAAAACCTGTTTTTCAATGCCATCAAGGCCCTTGCCGGCGCAAATGCACTCGAGCTGAACGCCGAGAGTGTTGGCCAACTTGCGACCCTTAGAAAGCAGTTCAAGGGAAACGTCAACGACGGTGGTTCCCTCAATTTCGCAATATACAAATACGTTATTCATAGGTTAGCCAATAATCTTCCCGTCTAAAAGTTCCTTGATAAGTCCTTCAATGTCGGCGTCGCTTGCGGAGAGCGTGCGGCTTTCCTTGGCCTTGAACACGATGTTCTTGACGGCCTTCACGTTCGTCGGCGAGCCTGCCTTACCGATCTGAGCCGGGTCGGCATCGATATCGGCTGCACCCCACTGCGGGATGTCGAGGTAGGGCTTCTTAGCGATGAGAGCTGCGTACTTGTCAGCATCTTCCGGCTTGCGTTCGGCAACTGCAGTAGCGTTCTTGAACTTCATGATGCGCTTTGCATTGCGCGGACGGCACGGAGCTGCACTGCCGTTCACGGTCACGACCAGCGGGAGCGGTGCTTCCACAGTTTCGACACCACCGTCGATGTGGCGGCGGATCACGACCTTGCGTGCCTGTTCGTCGAGCTTCAGGATTTCTTCGGCGTAAGTGACCTGAGTAAGTCCGAGCTTTTCTGCAATCTGCGGACCGACCTGTGCGGTATCGCCGTCGATAGCCTGGCGGCCACCGAGGATGATGTCGTAGTCACCGATCTTCTTCACTGCCTGGGCGAGCGTGTAGCTCGTAGCGAGCGTGTCAGCACCACCGAGCGGGCGGTCCGTCACGACGTAACCGCAGTCTGCACCGCGGTACAAAGCTTCGCGGACGACTTCGGCAGACTTCGGGAGACCCATGGTCAACACGGAGATGGTGGAACCAGGGAACTGGTCCTTCAAACGAAGGGCTTGCTCCAGGGCGTTCAGGTCTTCGGGGTTGAAGACCGCGGGCAATGCGGCACGATTGATAGTACCCTGCGGCGTCATGGCGTCCGGGCCTACGTTTCGTGTATCAGGTACTTGCTTTGCAAGCACAACGATTTTAAGACTCATATTACTATAGTGTTTTAATTTAACGGTTAATTGAAAATCCTGCTACTCTGCAAAATTTTACAAGCTACAAGATAGATTTATTAAGCCCGACGGATTTTTGAATATGCTCCGAACGGGCCGAAAATAACTCCATTTTAAGAATTGTGTAATGATTTTGTAATGTTTAGGGGCGGGCGTTAATCCGCTTTCAAAGCGAGATTCATCAAAGTTGCGAAATTCAGCTTTTTGTTTCTCGCGATGGTCAAAAATTCCTTTTCTTCTTTCGTTACGCGAATCTGAAATTTCAGCGGAGAGGCAAACTTAGTTTTTCTTCCTGCATTTTCGCGAGCGCCCCCATGTCCGAATTTCTTCTCGTATAAAGCGAGTCCAGATTTTTTCAAGTATTCTTTTTCGGAGATGATCTTTTCTCCGGCAACAACTTCGGATTCTTTCTTCTTGAAAACGAAACCTTCTGAATCTTTAACATATACATATGGCATATTAAACCTCATTTAATCTTTTGATGGCTAGCTTAATTTTGTCTTTAGGGTCTTTTGAGTCTTTTTAACAAAAACAACTCCTATTACAATAATGGCTCCGGCTTTATATTTGAACAAAGAACGTAGTTCATTCGATTTGATTTCGAAAATTTCTTTTTGAAGATGTTTTACTCGGACGAATTCGATTCCCTGTTTTTCTATGGTTTCGTACTCCTTGTTGAGAAGGTCTTTTTGAAATTGTTCAAGGGCGTTGATTTCTGTTTCTGCCGCTAGCGTTTTTTCTACGGTGAATTTCATATTAGAATATAAGTAAAGAGTTTGATTTTGTCAACATATTCAAAAAATGTGCGGAATTAAGGTGTTTTTTGCGTGTATTCATTGTATCCTTTAAAATTTTTTATAGAACCTCCGATTACTTATACACACTTTTTTCAGGTGATTGATTCACCCTTTTTATGTAAAATTTTTATCATTATGATTGTCTTCAAAAATTTCTGAATAAGGGGAGCAAAGTATGATTGCAAAAATTTTTGCGGTTGGTTCTGTGGCGGCGATGTTCTTGGTGGGCTGTTGCGATAAGCGGGCATCTTGTGAAGACTGTTCGAAATATGAAGATAAGTCCGCGGCGGTTCAAAAGTCCGCGGTAGTCTCGACTGCGGCTGTGGCGGATTCTCGCGATGGCGCGACTCTCGCCGAGCAATCCAAGCAAGCCGTACTTCCCGAGAGACCTCAAGAATCTCTTTCGCTTTGGAATGATCATGCTCCCGCGAAAGATTCTCTTGAAGCGTTTGTGCGTGCAACGACGGATTCGACTTCTCCAGATTTTATTCCGGCGGAACGCCGCATTGCTGTTTTCGATTGGGATGGCACGCTGTTCCTCGAAACAGCTCCGACGTATTTTGACTGGATGCTTTTTGAACACCGCGTTCTTGACGATTCCACTTACAAGCCTTCGAAAAAGCAGTTAAAGGCGGCTCGCGAGGGCCGCGAAAAGAAGATTTTCCCGGGGCTGAGCGCAGAGCGCGAACGCATGGTGGCCGAGGCTTACAAGGGTATGACGCTTCCGGAATTCGAAGCGTATGTCCGTGCGTTTATGCAAGAACCACAGCCGGGCTTTACGGGACTCAAACGCGGCGATGCCTATTACAAGCCTATGGTCGAAGTGGTGAAATTCTTGACGGCGAACGGCTTCACGGTTTATGTGAGCAGTGGCACGGAACGCTATACGATGCGTCCGGTCGTTGTTGACGGTCTCGGTCTTCCGCCCAAACAAATTATCGGTTCCGATGTGGTCGTAGTGTCGAGCAACCAAAAAGGTGCGGACGGTCTTGCATACACATTCCAGAATGGCGACAATCTCGTGCTTGCGGGGCAGAGCATTATTAAGAATTTGCAGACGAACAAGGTGACGACTCTCGCGAGTGAAATCGGTTACCAGCCGGTACTTGCCTTTGGCAACAGCGGCACGGATGCAAGCCTCTTGAATTATGCAATTTCTAACAACAAGTACAGATCAATGGGCTTCATGTTGCTTTGCGATGACCTGGAACGCGAATATGGCAATGAGGCGAAAGCCGAAAAAATGCGCACTGCAAGCGAAAAGTACGGATGGATTCCCGTGTCCATGAAAAACGACTGGAAGACTATTTACGGGGATGGTGTCCAGAAGGCAAAATAAAATGCGCAGCGGTCGCCGCGCATTTCGCTTGTCGTGCCGAAATTTGCACGTGCATTGTTACTTCGCAATTTCCACGTACGCGCCTTTAGGCAGGTCGGGCATTTCGCCCGATTCTGTTCTTTGACCGACGGGCTTTCCGAGCGCATTGAAAATCATGTTTCCGGGCTTGCCGCGTTTTGAACTGCGAATGTTTGAAATCCTCGTCGTCTTTTGCGGTATCGTGACCGTGATTTCAAAAGTGACTTGCTTGCTTTCGTAAACGACCGCTTGTCGCACAACAAAAGAATCTCCGGCTTTGACCTTATTCGGCATGTGGCCGATTTTTGTGGTCATTGTCGAAAGGTCTACGTTAGAATAAACGATGCTTGAACCGTTCGGATCCCAGGCAACGATTTTGCCGTCCTTGTCAAACCAATGTCCGGTCCCTTCGCCGGTGGTGCGGCTGTTGAGTGTTCCGTCGGGATCTATGCCGTAGAATTTGACTTTATCTGCGATTTCGCTTTTCTTGATGCCCAATATTTTTGCAACTTCATCGCCCTTCAAGTCTAACGTCACGTAAGCGTAATTGTCGCTAATGGGGAGTGTCGTTTCCAGTGCGATTTTCTGGACCGTGATTTCGACAGAGCTGCTGGAACTTTTCGGTGGCGTCACGCTGGATGAACTGGACGAACTTGAAACAACTGGTGCACTTGATGAACTCGACGCAATCCCTGTTGAACTTGACGATTCTTGTGCTGGGCAGTTTCCGCCGATGCAGAACGTTAGCGTTTCTCCGGGCGTTCCAATGTCCGTAATCTTGAGTCCTGTTTTGGCTCCGCTATACCAGCGGATGGCGGGATACTTCTCGTCCGAAAATTCGGGATAGGCGTTGTATTTGAAGAACGTATTGGCTGTACTGCCAGGGCTTGGCCATTGGTCAGAAACGTTATCCGTAGATTTTCCCGCGGCGCTTGCATGTACGATCCTCAACCCGAGTTTATCCGAAGCGGAGTTGCCTTCGATTGAAAAATCGTAATGTTGCATCAAGAGACCGCTGCCTTTTAGCACTTGGTTGCGGCCCGTGTTCCGTACGTAAGACCATACCAAGCCTTCCTGGTTTGGCCTTGCGGGGTTCTTATAACGGTAGCAGACTTCGCCGGGCTTTGTGGTTTCGAGGCTCACGTCGTTGCTGGTTACGTCCACAAAGGGAATCCAGCCTTGGTCCGCGCGGTAAAAGTCGTTGATGGCGACTGGGTTCAAATCATGCGCACGGTTGCCCATGGTGCAGTAATCGCCGTACCAATAAAGGTCCGGCCAGCCAAAAATCATGTGTCCCGATTCATGCACAAAGACGTAAATGGAAAACTTGCCGGGCATGTCCGTCATTTGATGATGCGTGAGCCGGACTCCGTCGCGTCTTTCGTTGGACCATCCGGAATGCGGCCAAAGGCCTTGTCCCCATGTTTGTCCGGGGCCTGCGTAGACGATGTTGATGGCTTCGGTGGTGCCGTCCTTGTCATTGTCGTAGCGCGAATAATCCACCTGCGAATCGAAATACGCGAATACTTCTTTCATGAGCGAATCCGATCCCGTGTATCCTTGCAGGCTTTCGTACCAGGACTTTGGATGCTTTGCGCGATACCAGCCGAAAACTTCGTTGGTGAGGTCGAGCTGCCCGTTTGAAACATCTAGATAGTAGTCGCGCACGGATCCGTTACAGCCGTCCCTGTTGAACCCTTCCTTGTTCAGCCATTCTTCAACATCGGCTACTGAGACGGGCGCCTTCTGGTCTGAAAAATCGACGAGGAGCGTGAGACTGTAAATTTTGCCCTTTGGGGCTGCATAATGGCTCTTGTTTTGTGTGACAGGCGTTCGTGCCAAGAGAAAACTTGGCTTGCCTGCGCTTTGGTTGTTGAATGTCGGCCGAGCCTCTTCGGGCCACTCCTGGACTCTTTTCCCTTGATAAACGATGTCGGCAAAAAGCATCGTCGGGAGCAATAATATGCTCGATAATAGGCCAAATATAATTTTGGTTTTCATAAAAACATCCCTTTCCCTTTAATCCATTTTTAGAAATACATTAATTTGCGGCAAGAAGGCGTTTCGTATGAAAAAAAGCAGAGGAAAACGAGTAAGGCATCGTGTATTACGACCGAAATATTTTAGAAATGAATTTTTTTTTAAATTTTTTTGAAAGGAGTGTTGATATGAAATTTTTGCTGCATTTCGCTGCTTGTGCCTTGACGATTTTCCTTGTTTCGTGCAGTGATGGAGGAAATACCACTGTATATGTAGAATCTCCGGGGTTTGCCGATATTCCGAAAGGGGGATCGTTGCCTAGATGCTCTTTAGAGAATGTCGGTGAATTGTATTTTGTTGCGGATTCCAATGCGTTGTTCTGCTGTGCCAATGAAAAATGGAACAAGGTTGTTCAGAATCATAGATCCACAGATACGGTTTATCATGATCTCGAAACTAGGATTTATACGCTGGTCGAGAGCGATACGGTCTATTTGGGATCGAAAGATACGCTGGATGTTGGCTGCACGATGAAAGCGGACACTACGGATTATCATCTGATTACGGTGATGTGCGGTACGGATACTTTTTCTGTATGGGACCACGGTGCTGGTGCGCGGTTGGCAAAATGGGGGGAGCCGCTGGTGGATTCCCGAGATGGAAATTCGTACAAAACCGTTGTCATTGGCACCCAAACTTGGATGGCGGAAAACTTGAAATTCAAAGCGGATTCTGTTTGGCTGGAATACAGCTGGCTTACGGCTATGAATTTCCCGGAAGGTTGCGATGGAACCTCTTATTGCGAACTGGGGGAAAAGCCGCAGGGAGTTTGTCCGGATGGCTGGCATATCCCGAGTGCTGACGAGTGGAATATTTTGGCGGATTACGTGGATGCTCGTAATGGCGATGAATCTGTTCCAAGGGACTTGGCTGCAACTAGCGTAAATAAAAAATTTCCTGGAAATGATTTATTTGGTTTTGGCATGGATAATGTGACGATGACATCGACGCAGACGGAAGATAGCTTGTTCTATGTGGCCGTGTTGTGGGGGACAGAAAATACCCCTGGCTATAAACTGGATATATCGTTGCGGTATGGTAAATCGAATGCAAAAAGCCTTTATTATGCTGTACGTTGCTTAAAGAATGATTGATGGGTGGACTTTGTTATGAAAAAGAATTATTTATTTGTACTTTCTTTGCTGTGGGTTGTAGGCTGTGGAGATGATCCCTCGACGGAATATATTCCTGTTCATGCAACAGCGATGGTCGGCGAGACGCAGAAGAACCTTCCGAAATGCGATGCTCAGAATGAGGGCAAGGTGGCTTATGTCATGGATTCGGGAGAACTGTTCTACTGCTTGGATGGTGCGTGGAAATCTTCTATTCAAGGTGCTGAAACGAGGGATTCCTTTTTTGTTTTCGAATCGACCTATATTGCAAAGACAGTGAAGGATTCCGTCTATATTGGGAATGCTGGATCCATAGGAAATTTATGCACTGCAGAACCGGATACGACGAATTACCATGTCACAAAAGTTACATGCGGAAAGTCGGAGTTCTATGTGGAAAATCGTCTAGCTCATACGATTTCAACTCAGTACGGGGCGGATTTGGTAGATCCCCGCGATAAGAAAAAGTACAAGACCGTTATTATTGGCTCGCAGACGTGGATGGCAGAAAACCTCCAGTATGAGGTGGAAGGGAGTACTTGCCTTTCGGACTCTGTAGGCTATTGCGAAAAATACGGTCGCGTCTATAATTTAAATGCGGCGCTGGTGGCTTGCCCGGACGGATGGCGTTTGCCGAATCGCAGTGATATTGATACTCTCGTTAAATTTGTGGATGCCCATAATGGTGGCTATTCGGCGACTCAGGACCTAGTGGCTAGGGATGTTTGGAAATCTGGGGAGAAGGCTTATGACGTCTTTAGCTTTTCGATTTTACCTGCTGGATACAGGACGGAGCTTGGATCGGCTTATACGGGACAGTTTGCCGGATTTTGGCTTACTCCAGACATGGATCCGAGGGCTAATATGTGCTGGCTTAAAGAACACGCTGGAATTTATTCGGGCAATGACAACAATACGCTTCTTGAAAAATACACCGTTTGCGATGTAAGAACGCAATTATCGGTCCGTTGTCTTAAAAATAAAAATTAGGAAATTTATATGAAATATTTATATGTGTTGACTTTTTGTTTTGCCTTGCTTTTGGTATCCTGTTCTGAAGAAAATATCACAAGAACGGAATCTGAGGGCATGGCCTCGTTTTCTTCGAAAAGCCTTCCCGAATGCGCTTCAGGTTATGCTGGGAAGATTGTCCTCACGACCGATACGAAGGAACTTCTCCTTTGCACGGAGGAAGGATGGAAACCGCTTGCGGTCAGGGAAATTTCGCGGAAGGATTCTTTAGTCACTCAGAAGGATTCTAGTTTTGAGGAAAAGGGGACCGTGAAGCACGTGTCTGCGGACGATATTGAGTCGTGTGCTGTGTCGCATGATTCGCAGGATGTTCATATCGTGACTCTTGATTGCGGCTCGTTTAAGGTTATTGCCGATGATGCGGAATCTCGCGAGAAGATGATTGTTCCGGGCAAGGACATCTTGGATGTGCGTGATTCCCAGACTTACAGGACTATCGTCATGGGAACCCAGACATGGATGCGTGATGACATGAACTATGAGGTTGAAGAGAGTTCCTGCGACTGGGATTCTTGTGGTGCTTTCCCAAGGGATTATTCATGGGCTGCTGCCAT
This genomic stretch from Fibrobacter sp. UWB16 harbors:
- a CDS encoding FISUMP domain-containing protein → MKYLYVLTFCFALLLVSCSEENITRTESEGMASFSSKSLPECASGYAGKIVLTTDTKELLLCTEEGWKPLAVREISRKDSLVTQKDSSFEEKGTVKHVSADDIESCAVSHDSQDVHIVTLDCGSFKVIADDAESREKMIVPGKDILDVRDSQTYRTIVMGTQTWMRDDMNYEVEESSCDWDSCGAFPRDYSWAAAMTVCPEGTHLPSVDEFKTLFAYVDSINGNTSVGADLRSRNYRDYRYRGLDSFGFNATGSSSYGYAEYWTSVEVDEEKANYAFFQGYASFGNKEKKSRIPVRCILDK